The Methanothermobacter sp. genome includes a window with the following:
- a CDS encoding asparagine synthetase B: MCGIAGFRGAGARDKVAAMLRTTGHRGPDARGLYHDGRITIKTSEGEDVLEAPPSEDIALGHNLLSIVGGPQPVSGDGVLVFNGEIYSHDIPAGGDAHLILDLIEGHGGDLEDAIRFAVSELDGDYAFIYTDGKNLAAVRDPVGVKPLYHSGEAFASERKALWSIGLRDVESIPPGHAIINGRVVKLRGLPQPRTCTESPHELKGLLKSAIRESVKKRTRGLRKAALVFSGGVDSTLLAVLLSEYLDITLYTVGTPGSPDVEFASRAAEDLDMDLQVIEVTEEALRGALPHVLGAIEVYNPMQIAIAMPLYLASREASAAGFRVMFSGQGADELFAGYHRYRRLLEDGNLEDALMHDLENIYQVNLERDDAVTMANSVELRVPFLDLEVIELALRVPICLKITGPDDEVRKHILREVAAEMGVPDYIARRPKKAAQYGSGIDRILRRRVLPGFDHESFLRRLMNDGGVVQR; the protein is encoded by the coding sequence ATGTGTGGTATAGCAGGGTTCAGGGGAGCGGGCGCCAGGGATAAGGTCGCCGCGATGCTCAGAACAACTGGACACAGGGGCCCGGATGCAAGGGGCCTCTACCATGACGGCAGGATCACCATAAAAACCAGTGAGGGGGAGGATGTGCTTGAGGCCCCTCCCTCAGAGGACATTGCACTGGGCCACAACCTCCTCTCAATAGTGGGAGGACCCCAGCCGGTTTCAGGTGATGGGGTCCTGGTTTTCAACGGCGAAATCTACAGTCATGACATCCCAGCTGGGGGCGATGCCCACCTCATACTGGACCTCATAGAGGGCCACGGCGGCGACCTTGAGGATGCAATCCGATTTGCAGTCAGTGAACTTGACGGGGACTACGCCTTCATCTACACCGATGGAAAGAACCTTGCGGCGGTGAGGGACCCTGTGGGTGTCAAGCCACTCTACCATTCAGGGGAGGCCTTTGCATCTGAGAGAAAGGCCCTGTGGAGTATAGGCCTGAGGGATGTGGAGAGCATTCCACCGGGTCACGCCATTATAAATGGGAGGGTGGTGAAGCTGCGGGGACTCCCCCAGCCCAGAACATGCACCGAAAGCCCCCATGAACTTAAAGGTCTCCTGAAATCTGCCATCAGGGAGTCGGTAAAAAAGAGGACCCGTGGACTCAGGAAGGCCGCACTTGTATTCTCAGGTGGTGTGGACAGCACCCTCCTTGCTGTGCTCCTCAGTGAATACCTGGACATCACCCTCTACACCGTGGGCACACCGGGATCGCCGGATGTTGAATTCGCATCAAGGGCAGCAGAGGACCTTGACATGGACCTCCAGGTAATTGAGGTTACAGAGGAGGCTTTGAGGGGTGCCCTCCCCCATGTCCTCGGTGCGATTGAGGTTTACAATCCCATGCAGATCGCCATTGCCATGCCCCTCTACCTTGCATCCAGGGAGGCGTCGGCTGCAGGCTTCAGGGTCATGTTTTCGGGGCAGGGAGCCGATGAGCTCTTCGCAGGGTACCACCGCTACAGGAGGCTACTTGAGGATGGAAACCTTGAAGATGCGCTGATGCATGATTTGGAGAACATATACCAGGTAAACCTTGAACGTGATGACGCTGTTACAATGGCAAACTCGGTGGAACTCAGGGTCCCCTTCCTTGACCTGGAGGTTATAGAGTTGGCCCTCAGGGTCCCCATATGCCTCAAAATAACGGGTCCCGATGATGAGGTGAGAAAGCACATCCTCAGGGAGGTGGCGGCTGAGATGGGGGTACCTGATTACATTGCAAGGAGGCCCAAGAAGGCAGCCCAGTACGGTTCAGGCATTGATCGGATACTTAGAAGGAGGGTGCTCCCTGGATTCGACCATGAGTCCTTCCTGAGGAGACTCATGAATGATGGTGGAGTCGTTCAGAGATGA
- the gatC gene encoding Asp-tRNA(Asn) amidotransferase subunit GatC, producing MKIEKEAEKILEEFSRALEDVPELEETYYIVDNLNRTSEDEVEKTDPEKILRNAPVDEDGNIVVERGEWTQ from the coding sequence ATGAAGATAGAGAAAGAGGCTGAGAAGATCCTCGAGGAATTCTCAAGGGCACTTGAAGACGTCCCTGAACTTGAGGAAACATATTACATCGTTGATAACCTTAACAGGACAAGCGAGGATGAGGTTGAGAAGACCGACCCTGAGAAGATCCTCAGAAACGCCCCGGTGGATGAGGACGGCAACATAGTTGTTGAGAGGGGTGAATGGACCCAGTAG
- a CDS encoding allosteric regulator of homoserine dehydrogenase: MIELRDAPGQLLSVLEPLGSSGANIVTVIHERDREYGPMVPVQLTVEGDRETLDAAISKLQERGVNIIEMDGAPLREKFTSILIGEISEGDLHEAVEAINSVRGASVSDLSLRMSGERQSARITVEVEHGTRDMVLERIQEAARRHDLLLITEV, encoded by the coding sequence GTGATTGAACTCAGGGATGCCCCCGGTCAGCTTTTATCTGTACTGGAACCACTGGGGAGCTCCGGTGCCAATATAGTGACGGTTATACATGAGAGGGACCGTGAATACGGGCCGATGGTACCTGTACAGCTCACGGTGGAGGGTGACAGGGAAACCCTTGACGCGGCCATCAGCAAACTCCAGGAGAGGGGTGTTAACATAATCGAGATGGACGGCGCCCCCCTCAGGGAGAAATTCACAAGCATACTCATAGGCGAAATCTCAGAGGGAGACCTCCATGAAGCTGTGGAGGCAATAAACAGCGTCAGGGGTGCCTCTGTATCTGACCTTTCACTCAGAATGTCCGGGGAAAGACAGTCAGCCAGGATAACCGTTGAGGTCGAACATGGGACCAGAGACATGGTCCTTGAGAGGATCCAGGAGGCCGCCAGGAGGCATGACCTCCTCCTCATAACAGAGGTCTAG
- a CDS encoding homoserine dehydrogenase, producing MMRVRICLVGLGAVGQGFLRAAQLKGEYLKKRYGLELTFTGIADSSGAVHDGNGLDIAEILRHKKMDGVGRHPMGVEGMSGLELLDEVEYDCLVEATPTSITDGEPGRSLLIEALGDGKHVVTSNKGHLALFYSELMELSSEAGAELMFEASVGGAMPIINLARETLTSCSIESVIGILNGTTNFILSRMTSEGSSYEQALLEAQELGIAETNPAQDVEGTDAACKAVILANAILGRPCTLRDVSVEGITGITQGAIELAAQEGYLIKLIAEISDDTLEVGPRLVRMGSPYAVDGTLNMATLRTDLAGEVTAVGRGAGSLETASAMLTDTLTIWRRHREIR from the coding sequence GTGATGAGAGTGAGGATATGTCTGGTTGGTCTTGGAGCGGTGGGTCAGGGATTCCTCAGGGCGGCCCAGCTCAAGGGTGAATACCTCAAGAAAAGGTATGGTCTGGAGCTAACCTTTACCGGGATTGCTGATTCATCCGGGGCAGTTCATGATGGAAATGGTCTTGATATAGCTGAAATCCTCAGACACAAGAAGATGGATGGTGTCGGCAGACACCCCATGGGAGTTGAGGGTATGAGCGGCCTTGAACTCCTGGATGAGGTTGAATACGACTGCCTGGTTGAGGCAACCCCCACCAGCATAACGGACGGTGAACCCGGAAGGTCGCTTCTCATAGAGGCCCTAGGGGATGGTAAACACGTTGTAACATCCAATAAGGGGCACCTGGCGCTCTTCTACTCTGAACTAATGGAGCTATCCTCAGAGGCCGGCGCCGAGCTCATGTTCGAGGCATCGGTTGGCGGGGCCATGCCCATAATAAACCTTGCAAGGGAGACCCTCACATCCTGCAGCATAGAATCGGTTATAGGGATACTGAACGGAACCACAAACTTCATACTATCAAGGATGACCTCAGAGGGTTCATCCTATGAGCAGGCCCTCCTTGAGGCACAGGAGCTTGGTATAGCAGAGACCAACCCTGCCCAGGATGTTGAGGGTACAGACGCCGCATGCAAGGCGGTTATACTTGCCAATGCAATACTGGGGAGGCCATGCACCCTCAGGGATGTCAGTGTGGAGGGTATCACAGGCATAACCCAGGGGGCCATTGAACTGGCAGCCCAGGAGGGTTACCTCATAAAGCTCATTGCTGAGATATCAGATGATACACTGGAGGTGGGTCCGAGGCTCGTGAGGATGGGGTCCCCCTATGCTGTTGACGGGACACTCAACATGGCAACCCTCAGGACAGACCTTGCAGGTGAGGTTACAGCCGTTGGGAGGGGTGCCGGGTCCCTGGAGACAGCCTCGGCTATGCTAACAGACACCCTCACCATATGGCGAAGGCACAGAGAGATCAGATAA
- a CDS encoding cofactor-independent phosphoglycerate mutase, with amino-acid sequence MKYVILVGDGMADYPLDELDGRTPLQVADKPNMDQLAEEGACGLLRTVPEGMEAGSDVANLSIMGYSPRRYYTGRGPLEAASIGVELSPEDVAFRCNLINANERIVDFNADHIETDDAAELIDALNTHLETPGRFYAGVSYRNLFVITGPSYADVRVEPPHDIVGEPVDHHLPGGSPEADHIRGLMLSSGEILESHRVNQERMARGKRPANMIWLWGQGTRPSMEPFSEKYGLKGATITAVDLIKGLGVYAGLENIHVPGATGYLDTDYRAKGRYAADALEEYDFLFVHVEAPDEAGHAGDVEEKIRAIENIDHFVLGRILDAMTEYDCRISVLPDHPTPVEVKTHVPDPVPCILAGDGVEPDGVKSYDEFSVREGSLGLGEGHRLIEVMKTL; translated from the coding sequence ATGAAGTATGTTATTCTTGTTGGAGATGGAATGGCGGATTATCCCCTTGATGAACTTGATGGCAGGACACCGCTCCAGGTTGCGGATAAGCCCAACATGGACCAGCTTGCAGAGGAAGGCGCATGCGGACTCCTCAGGACGGTGCCGGAGGGCATGGAGGCGGGCTCAGATGTGGCTAACCTCAGCATAATGGGTTACAGCCCCAGACGCTACTACACAGGGAGGGGGCCCCTTGAAGCCGCAAGTATAGGTGTGGAGCTCTCCCCTGAGGATGTTGCGTTCAGGTGCAACCTGATAAACGCCAATGAGAGGATAGTGGACTTTAACGCCGACCACATTGAAACAGATGATGCAGCAGAACTCATAGATGCCCTCAACACCCACCTTGAAACCCCTGGAAGATTCTATGCTGGAGTGAGCTACAGGAACCTCTTTGTCATCACAGGACCCAGTTATGCCGATGTGCGAGTCGAACCCCCCCACGACATCGTGGGTGAACCCGTGGACCATCACCTCCCAGGGGGGTCACCTGAGGCCGACCATATAAGGGGTCTCATGCTCAGCTCAGGGGAGATCCTTGAGTCACACAGGGTCAACCAGGAGAGGATGGCCAGGGGAAAGAGACCGGCAAACATGATCTGGCTCTGGGGCCAGGGCACCAGGCCATCAATGGAACCATTCAGTGAAAAATATGGTCTGAAGGGCGCCACAATAACAGCCGTTGACCTCATAAAGGGTCTTGGTGTATACGCGGGCCTCGAGAACATCCATGTCCCCGGTGCAACAGGCTACCTTGACACCGACTACAGGGCCAAGGGGAGGTACGCGGCAGATGCCCTTGAGGAATACGACTTCCTCTTTGTCCATGTGGAGGCACCCGACGAGGCCGGACACGCAGGTGATGTTGAGGAGAAGATAAGGGCGATAGAGAACATAGACCACTTCGTACTGGGAAGGATACTTGATGCCATGACAGAATACGATTGCAGGATATCCGTGCTCCCGGACCACCCGACACCCGTAGAGGTGAAAACCCATGTACCTGACCCTGTACCCTGCATACTTGCAGGTGATGGTGTTGAACCTGATGGTGTAAAATCATACGATGAATTCTCCGTCAGGGAGGGTTCACTGGGTCTCGGGGAGGGCCACAGACTCATAGAGGTCATGAAAACCCTTTAG
- the pyrG gene encoding glutamine hydrolyzing CTP synthase yields MVHLAKYIVVTGGVVSSIGKGITAASIGRILRSYGLSVTAIKIDPYLNWDSGTLNPYQHGEVFVTDDGMETDLDLGHYERFLDADLPGEANITTGKVYLSVINKERSGDYLGSCVQIIPHITDEIKAMIRRIADKSGADVVLVEVGGTVGDIEGQPFLEALRQLRNEEGHENVMFVHVTYVPYLRAAGEFKTKPTQHSTKELRSTGINPDMIICRSEMPIDSSLKKKIAHFCDVEEEAVVNAPDASSIYEVPLVLDSENVGEYIVRRIELDVEGRADLEEWKGIVESLMIDEPVVTVGIVGKYVELEDSYISIREALKHAAAHLGIRVEIEWISADDDVSVDDLRHLDSILIPGGFGERGISGKLDAVRFALQEKIPIFGICLGMQCMVIEFARLNGMEGANSTEFDQDTPYPVIDMMEEQKRIRKMGGTMRLGSYDCRVREGTLAYEAYGEELVTERHRHRFEVNNEFRDELEEKGLVISGTSPDEFLVEMVEIRDHPWFLGCQFHPEFKSRPNRAHPLFVSFLKAAFENRES; encoded by the coding sequence TTGGTTCATCTGGCCAAGTACATTGTTGTAACAGGAGGAGTTGTAAGTTCTATAGGAAAGGGGATAACAGCAGCATCAATTGGAAGGATACTGAGATCATACGGGCTTTCGGTGACAGCCATCAAGATAGACCCCTATCTCAACTGGGACTCGGGGACCCTCAACCCCTACCAGCACGGTGAGGTCTTTGTTACCGATGACGGTATGGAGACGGACCTTGACCTGGGTCACTATGAGCGTTTTCTGGACGCAGACCTCCCCGGTGAGGCCAACATAACCACGGGTAAGGTTTACCTCTCTGTCATCAACAAGGAGAGGTCCGGTGACTACCTGGGCTCATGTGTGCAGATAATACCCCACATCACCGATGAGATCAAGGCAATGATAAGGAGGATTGCAGATAAAAGCGGGGCTGACGTCGTCCTGGTTGAGGTTGGCGGAACCGTTGGTGACATAGAGGGACAGCCATTCCTGGAGGCCCTCAGGCAGCTCAGAAATGAGGAGGGCCACGAGAATGTCATGTTCGTCCATGTAACCTATGTACCCTATCTGCGGGCTGCGGGAGAATTCAAGACAAAGCCAACACAGCACAGCACAAAGGAGCTCAGGAGTACAGGTATAAACCCTGATATGATAATCTGTCGCAGTGAGATGCCCATAGACTCATCACTCAAAAAGAAGATAGCCCACTTCTGTGACGTTGAGGAGGAGGCGGTCGTAAACGCCCCGGACGCATCATCCATATACGAGGTCCCCCTGGTCCTTGACAGTGAAAATGTCGGCGAATACATAGTGAGGAGGATAGAACTGGATGTTGAGGGAAGGGCGGATCTTGAGGAGTGGAAGGGAATCGTGGAATCCCTCATGATAGATGAGCCTGTGGTGACAGTGGGGATAGTGGGCAAGTATGTGGAACTTGAGGACTCCTACATAAGCATAAGGGAGGCCCTGAAGCATGCCGCAGCCCACCTGGGGATCCGCGTTGAAATTGAATGGATAAGTGCAGATGATGACGTCAGTGTGGATGACCTCAGACACCTTGACTCCATACTTATCCCTGGCGGCTTCGGTGAGAGGGGTATCTCAGGGAAACTCGATGCTGTGAGATTCGCCCTTCAGGAGAAGATCCCCATCTTCGGCATATGCCTGGGAATGCAGTGCATGGTGATAGAATTTGCAAGGCTCAATGGAATGGAGGGCGCCAACAGTACAGAGTTCGACCAGGACACACCCTACCCTGTGATTGACATGATGGAGGAGCAGAAGAGGATAAGGAAGATGGGTGGAACCATGCGCCTCGGCTCCTATGACTGCAGGGTCAGGGAGGGTACCCTTGCATATGAGGCCTACGGGGAGGAACTTGTAACCGAGAGGCACAGGCACCGGTTTGAGGTGAACAATGAATTCAGGGATGAACTTGAGGAGAAGGGCCTTGTGATTTCAGGGACATCACCCGATGAGTTTCTGGTTGAGATGGTTGAGATCAGGGACCATCCATGGTTCCTGGGATGCCAGTTCCACCCTGAGTTCAAATCAAGGCCAAACAGGGCACATCCACTCTTCGTATCATTCCTTAAGGCGGCATTTGAAAATAGGGAGTCCTGA
- a CDS encoding STT3 domain-containing protein → MRRDKKSTFGLISADRRTLVLMLVIFSAGFALRAGAIATVQGIYSESYSQPYMYDMDSYYNLRLASNLLEHGNLSEDGWDRYSYYPPGVPLDYPPLLAYVTILVYMILSPLTGLTDLAFWLPAFIAPLAGVLVFALARSLDCDELSSAAAGLLAVSVPFYFMRTVPGFYDTDMFNLVLPLAVVLSLQVSLKEGSWRYAVLGGVFMALYSTAWNGWQILYCLIVVAVILFRNLRRREPIILLLVSTALIEVLAPGSIISILSGALRIPGGVSSAYPFPNPYANITELQRPDLADAVIALGPGLLLAGITGFRALIRDHRKSVLLPLLSLWTVTGAVLMVWGIRFSEIAAVPLLVTSALFLSDIRRTEIRSLGSMNLSDPQFRRVFHVAVAAMVVLPSFLICIESYSALHPRVNDDLMAAADYIRENTSSGTVVICNWVHGHFFAFMAERPVNFDGRLAYIETLPRRGADYPLDPRVPGVYREYWQDRALATSDPVLSSEILSMLASSGDDAYLEVLKNENDPATSAIILGDVLGVKRGERVNYLMEKYGFHEDAAGRIASTLNRKSDYVLITYDRLIDKGYWILYYGSWNFTGKTEEPLYSTGTITSLEPLRSSDGLVCDGSVKFNGVNVSRLYLVNGTPGIIEGDPDSDIVAFALLGRNRTVVLQRRYEGSMFVRLVLLGDGGGVFRAVMRSGDVTVWEPIHEG, encoded by the coding sequence TTGAGGCGGGATAAAAAATCAACCTTTGGACTGATAAGCGCTGATAGGAGAACACTCGTTCTCATGCTTGTAATATTCTCTGCTGGATTTGCCCTGAGGGCCGGTGCGATTGCCACGGTTCAGGGTATATACAGTGAGAGCTACAGCCAGCCATACATGTATGATATGGACTCCTACTATAACCTCAGGCTCGCATCCAACCTCCTTGAACATGGGAACCTCTCAGAGGATGGCTGGGACAGGTACTCATATTACCCGCCAGGTGTACCCCTCGATTACCCGCCACTTCTCGCTTACGTCACCATCCTTGTTTACATGATCCTCTCACCATTAACAGGTTTAACTGACCTGGCATTCTGGCTTCCAGCATTCATAGCCCCCCTTGCAGGTGTACTGGTATTCGCCCTTGCAAGGTCACTTGACTGCGATGAACTATCATCGGCGGCTGCAGGGCTTCTGGCGGTTTCTGTACCCTTCTACTTCATGAGGACTGTACCTGGATTCTATGACACAGACATGTTCAACCTCGTCCTTCCACTGGCCGTGGTACTCTCACTCCAGGTATCTCTTAAGGAGGGTAGCTGGAGGTATGCAGTCCTTGGAGGGGTTTTCATGGCCCTCTATTCAACTGCATGGAATGGCTGGCAGATACTATACTGTCTCATTGTGGTCGCCGTGATCCTCTTCCGGAACTTGAGGCGAAGGGAGCCCATCATACTCCTCCTGGTAAGCACGGCTCTCATTGAGGTCCTTGCTCCCGGCAGCATCATATCGATTCTTTCAGGCGCCCTAAGGATACCTGGAGGTGTGAGTTCCGCATACCCATTCCCGAATCCATACGCCAACATAACGGAGTTACAGAGGCCTGACCTGGCAGATGCAGTGATCGCCCTTGGCCCGGGCCTCCTTCTGGCAGGGATCACAGGTTTCAGGGCCCTCATAAGGGATCACAGGAAAAGTGTGCTGTTACCTCTTCTCTCCCTATGGACAGTGACAGGTGCCGTTTTAATGGTCTGGGGTATAAGGTTTTCTGAAATAGCTGCCGTTCCCCTCCTTGTTACATCGGCACTGTTTCTCAGTGACATCAGAAGGACTGAAATCAGATCTTTGGGTTCCATGAACCTTTCTGACCCACAATTCAGAAGGGTCTTCCATGTGGCTGTGGCTGCCATGGTGGTCCTTCCCTCGTTCCTCATATGCATTGAGAGTTACAGCGCACTGCACCCGAGGGTTAATGATGACCTCATGGCCGCGGCAGATTACATAAGGGAGAACACATCCAGTGGTACGGTGGTGATCTGTAACTGGGTCCACGGCCACTTCTTTGCCTTCATGGCTGAGAGACCTGTAAATTTTGATGGTAGACTTGCCTACATTGAAACCCTCCCCCGGAGGGGTGCTGATTATCCCCTTGATCCCCGGGTTCCGGGGGTTTACAGGGAGTACTGGCAGGACAGGGCGCTTGCAACATCAGACCCTGTGCTTTCATCTGAGATCCTCTCAATGCTTGCATCCTCTGGGGATGATGCCTACCTTGAGGTACTGAAAAATGAAAATGATCCTGCAACTTCAGCCATCATCCTGGGGGACGTTCTGGGTGTTAAAAGGGGTGAACGCGTGAATTACCTCATGGAGAAGTATGGTTTCCATGAAGATGCTGCAGGAAGAATCGCATCCACCCTTAACAGAAAATCAGATTATGTCCTCATAACCTATGATCGCCTCATAGACAAGGGCTACTGGATACTCTACTATGGAAGCTGGAACTTCACAGGAAAAACAGAGGAACCACTCTACTCCACTGGTACCATCACCTCACTTGAACCACTGAGAAGTAGCGACGGCCTTGTATGTGATGGAAGTGTGAAATTCAATGGTGTGAATGTTTCGAGGCTTTACCTTGTTAATGGGACCCCAGGGATTATTGAGGGTGACCCCGATTCAGATATCGTTGCATTCGCACTTCTTGGGAGAAACCGGACCGTTGTTCTCCAGAGGAGGTATGAGGGGTCAATGTTTGTGAGGCTCGTGCTTCTGGGTGATGGTGGGGGTGTATTCAGGGCTGTTATGAGGAGCGGGGATGTCACGGTATGGGAGCCCATCCATGAGGGATAA
- a CDS encoding A24 family peptidase C-terminal domain-containing protein: MVMELIPVFIALIVCFYASYSDIKRGLIPNRLTFPVIGLGLAFNALRAYTEADPWIFIYTVIFTAGIFVLGYVLWRMGAWAGGDVKLFTAITALLPFQPSIVDYTMGGVAFPVTAAYPFPLTLIINSILSLLPFLLVYVFFIIYTSRRDLMDEFMEPLKQYKTNMVLALVITSAVTLTFIVTDFLPFQIIVLSLILIYLLTMVISRLPNRVKAVIVSVIIVYSLYRNFELTVSGVVVLWVSITAIQLIRKLLTSITREALQDTMHVDELREGMILAHTLYRKGDDYYFDDTSFTDRFRTAARTGDVSTLTYRGEPVISAMAAGLREEEIQTLRDLVDEGKIRDEFRIRRGLPFAPAIFIGLVISLLVGDLAVILFRAFDLVF; this comes from the coding sequence ATGGTCATGGAACTGATCCCTGTTTTCATAGCGCTTATTGTATGTTTCTATGCCTCATACAGTGATATAAAGAGGGGTTTAATACCCAACCGCCTCACGTTTCCTGTTATTGGCCTCGGTCTTGCCTTTAACGCCCTGAGGGCCTACACCGAGGCGGACCCCTGGATATTCATATACACCGTCATCTTCACAGCAGGCATTTTCGTCCTGGGCTACGTACTCTGGAGGATGGGTGCCTGGGCCGGTGGTGACGTCAAGTTATTCACAGCCATCACGGCTCTTCTACCATTCCAGCCATCCATTGTGGATTACACCATGGGAGGGGTGGCTTTTCCTGTAACAGCAGCTTACCCGTTTCCATTAACACTTATAATAAACAGTATACTGTCCCTATTGCCATTCCTCCTGGTATACGTCTTCTTCATAATCTACACATCAAGGAGGGACCTCATGGATGAATTCATGGAGCCCCTCAAACAGTATAAGACAAACATGGTCCTTGCCCTTGTGATCACATCGGCGGTGACTCTTACGTTCATTGTAACGGACTTCCTCCCATTCCAGATAATAGTGCTCTCACTCATACTCATCTACCTCCTCACCATGGTCATATCACGCCTACCCAACAGGGTGAAGGCTGTGATAGTATCCGTTATAATTGTCTACTCCCTCTACAGGAACTTCGAGTTAACCGTGAGTGGCGTTGTTGTACTCTGGGTCTCAATAACCGCCATACAGCTTATAAGAAAGCTCCTGACATCAATCACAAGGGAGGCCCTCCAGGATACCATGCACGTGGATGAACTCAGGGAGGGCATGATACTCGCCCACACACTCTACAGGAAGGGTGATGACTACTACTTTGATGACACATCATTTACCGACAGGTTCAGGACCGCTGCAAGGACAGGTGATGTATCCACGCTGACCTACAGGGGCGAACCTGTAATTTCTGCAATGGCCGCCGGCCTGAGGGAGGAGGAGATCCAGACACTAAGGGACCTTGTAGATGAGGGAAAGATCCGTGATGAGTTCCGTATAAGGAGGGGTCTGCCCTTCGCCCCCGCAATATTTATAGGACTTGTCATATCGCTACTTGTGGGTGACCTTGCAGTCATACTCTTCCGGGCATTTGACCTGGTATTTTAG
- a CDS encoding class III signal peptide-containing protein gives MDSRGQVSLEYLLLILVVLLVLGGVTIPLIGSSIEASTDVSRASDAKVAVQTLSDAADIVYSNGPGAKRTVSFYIPVDGTLIFANNSVIFMVTYSNGTGSNITAPTQYNLTSQSVNVQRGWYRAVVQWPLNSTTVLITNITRT, from the coding sequence ATGGATAGCAGGGGACAGGTTTCCCTGGAGTACCTCCTACTCATACTTGTGGTCCTCCTTGTGCTTGGTGGTGTGACCATACCCCTCATAGGGAGCTCAATAGAGGCGAGTACAGATGTATCCCGGGCATCGGATGCGAAGGTGGCTGTTCAGACACTCTCAGATGCAGCTGATATAGTCTATTCCAATGGTCCAGGGGCAAAGAGGACCGTGAGTTTCTACATACCCGTTGACGGTACACTCATCTTTGCCAATAACAGCGTGATATTCATGGTTACCTACAGTAACGGTACAGGGTCAAATATAACAGCCCCCACACAGTACAACCTCACATCACAGTCAGTGAATGTTCAGAGGGGATGGTACCGCGCGGTGGTTCAGTGGCCACTTAACTCCACAACTGTACTCATAACAAACATAACAAGGACCTAG
- a CDS encoding DUF2101 family protein translates to MSFFSRLGSAVITLFTLIGSAIFGIIRLPSKIRSMTSDLRKGISEVDVDDVRKRIRDRAESIGERIPAQQDEEVQEILEEARNHDIKIPEDDAPIIIRTGRFDPAEKENAVLKLQLTASGFIVLSIIYVFNFISFLIFMPAALILLGLLLYILYRQIRVMYPGDFEAYRDFFLMYVAVGVVIIFVSGNSALTMAFPFVFFPALTTLLFAVLAVAVVFLIFRIRYVRDYTFGEVIETGENTSYVRVDYDIRSNVKPDVYIVENGVFDVKVGDTVKLAVEGSVMSMRGNRPVRITGVEGA, encoded by the coding sequence ATGAGTTTCTTCTCAAGACTCGGCAGTGCAGTGATAACTCTATTCACACTCATTGGATCGGCAATCTTTGGAATCATAAGGCTTCCATCTAAGATAAGAAGCATGACCTCTGATCTCCGGAAGGGAATCTCAGAGGTTGATGTTGACGACGTTAGGAAAAGGATCAGGGACAGGGCTGAGTCAATAGGGGAGCGTATTCCAGCCCAGCAGGATGAGGAGGTTCAGGAAATCCTCGAGGAGGCAAGGAACCATGACATCAAGATACCTGAAGACGACGCCCCAATAATCATCAGGACAGGGCGTTTTGACCCGGCAGAGAAGGAAAATGCGGTCCTTAAACTTCAGCTGACAGCCTCTGGATTCATTGTGCTCTCGATAATATACGTCTTCAATTTCATATCCTTCCTGATATTCATGCCGGCTGCACTTATACTACTGGGACTCCTCCTTTACATACTCTACCGCCAGATAAGGGTCATGTACCCGGGGGACTTTGAGGCCTACAGGGACTTCTTTCTGATGTACGTGGCTGTTGGGGTCGTTATAATCTTTGTATCAGGTAATTCTGCCCTCACAATGGCCTTCCCATTTGTATTTTTCCCTGCCCTCACAACACTCCTCTTCGCTGTGCTGGCCGTTGCTGTGGTTTTCCTTATATTCAGAATAAGATATGTGCGCGACTACACCTTCGGTGAGGTTATAGAGACCGGTGAAAACACATCCTATGTCAGGGTTGACTATGATATAAGGAGCAACGTTAAACCGGACGTCTACATCGTTGAGAATGGCGTCTTTGATGTGAAGGTCGGGGACACGGTGAAGCTTGCAGTTGAGGGGTCCGTCATGAGCATGAGGGGTAACAGGCCTGTTAGGATAACCGGTGTGGAAGGGGCGTAA